In Populus alba chromosome 1, ASM523922v2, whole genome shotgun sequence, a single window of DNA contains:
- the LOC118043240 gene encoding protein CURLY FLAG LEAF 1, protein MTAPNMAAITASLERSLQNCSLNHHHHHQSSGILGGGREERSSSSDELDSQNHLQQNSDTSLELKSHLSLPYHWEQCLDLKTGEVYYINWRNGMKAREDPRITQEYNGDFYSEDDSSYDSEESSSESSPSSSREHYHNRLQKEDHVLVVAGCKSCFMYFMVPKQVEVCPKCNGQLLHFDRSENGSP, encoded by the exons ATGACAGCTCCAAACATGGCAGCAATCACAGCATCTTTGGAGAGGTCTCTTCAAAACTGTTCTCTaaatcaccaccaccatcatcaaaGTAGTGGTATTTTGGGTGGTGGGAGAGAAGAGAGGTCATCGAGTTCAGATGAGTTAGATTCACAGAATCATTTACAACAAAATTCTGATACCTCCTTGGAGCTTAAGTCACATCTCTCTCTTCCTTACCATTGGGAACAGTGTTTAGATTTGAAG ACAGGGGAGGTATACTACATAAACTGGAGGAATGGAATGAAAGCAAGAGAAGATCCAAGGATCACACAAGAATACAATGGAGATTTCTACTCAGAAGATGACAGTTCATATGATAGCGAGGAGTCATCATCAGAATCATCTCCTTCTTCCTCGAGAGAGCATTATCATAATAGGCTACAGAAAGAAGACCATGTCTTGGTTGTGGCTGGTTGCAAGAGCTGCTTCATGTATTTCATGGTCCCAAAACAGGTGGAAGTTTGCCCCAAGTGTAATGGCCAACTTCTTCACTTTGACAGATCTGAAAATGGGTCGCCTTGA